The following is a genomic window from Butyricimonas faecihominis.
GTGTTAAGCTACCATCTAGACCGGGAGTGTAATCGTATCACCTTGAAGGAAGTAAACTGGCCGGATACTTACCCTTATCGCCCGGACATCCATTTCCGGATTGCTTATAACGAACAGCACATTTTCTTGAAATTTGACGTGCATGAAAATGAATTCCGAGCCACGGAAATCACGGATTGCGGACACGTGTGGGAAGATTCCTGCGTGGAACTTTTCATCCAATTGGAAGATGGGGACGGATACTACAATATTGAAATCAATGCGATCGGTACAATCTTATGCGCTTACGGTACGGGTAGAGAGAATCGCAGCCTAATGCCAATGCAAATAAGTACCACCATTCTCAGGGATTCTACCATAAAATTTAACAATGAGAATCAGGATGAAGCTTTTTATCAATGGTCACTGATTATCAGATTCCCTCACACGGCTTTTTTCAAACACACTTTTATTCCCACTTCCGGAGCCACGATCAGGGGAAATATTCATAAATGCGGGAACAAACTTCCCCACCCTCACTTTGTCACGTGGAACCCGATTCCAACGGAAAAACCGGATTTCCATCGACCGGAATTTTTCGGAACACTTATTTTTAAATAACTAACCATGAAAACAGGATTATTCATACTGATAGCTGGAATTTTCTGCGTGTTGCTGAATGACTCGCTCCTATTTTTACAGATCAGACGTTATTTCAAGCGGAAAATATGCTCGTATTTATTCTGGCTGCACTCCTTGTTTTTCGTGGCTTGTATCGTGTGGTATCACTTGTTTATCCCAACTCTAAAAGGTCCGGAAGCCTATTTCTGGGTAGAAAAATGCATCTCTATCATCTTGCTGTTCTATACTCCCAAGACTTTGTATATCATTGTAAATGCTTTCTCTATCTTATTGAGGAAGGCTAAATGCATTCCGGCTGCCAGAATCGTGAACAGACTGGCTCTAGGTATAGCTCTAGCCTCTTTTATTGTTATATTGAACGGGATCACGTGGTACAGGTACAACTACAAAATTGAGCGGGAGACCGTGTGTATCAAAACTCTACCCGACGCCTTCAATGATTTTCGCATCGTACAACTAACCGATTTACACTTGGGAAGTTACGGGGAACACTATCCCGGAATCACGAAACTCGTGGATGAAGTAAACCGGTTAAATCCCGACTTGATCGTGTTTACCGGAGACATGGTAAATAGTTTTGCCTCGGAAATGACCCCTTGGATCGAAACCTTAAAAAAATTAAAAGCCAAATACGGCAAATATGCCACGACCGGGAACCATGATTACGGTACTTACGTGAAGTGGCCCTCGAAAACAGACCAAGAGAATAACCTGAAACAGTTTTTCAAAAATATGAAACGGGCTGATTTCACGATGCTGAATAACACGAATGTCCCGCTCGTCATCGCAAAGGATACGCTTTATTTGGCCGGGGTTGAAAACTGGGGACTTCCCCCCTTCCCTTGTTTTGGCAAATTAGCTCAAGCCTTGGAAGGGACAGACGGTTATCCCGTCATTCTCCTTTCTCACGACCCGTCTCACTGGCGACACGAGGTACTAAATTATCCCGTGGACCTCATGCTGGCAGGTCACACGCACGCCATGCAACTGGGAATCACCATCGGCAGTTTCCGGTGGAGCCCGGCAGTGTACGTCTACCCGGAGTATAACGGACTGTATACAGCAAACGGCCAACAATTGTACGTTTCCCGGGGAGTTGGTTATCTGGGATTCGCTGGACGTATCGGCCAAAGACCGGAAATCACCTTAATCAAGCTAACCAACAATTGTAAATAATGAAATTTTCTCGGCAAAGATTATCAAATCCAACCCTTGCGACACCTCGCAACAACTGGTCCACATCGTTCTAGATGATCTGAAAGAATATACTGGGATGACTTTTGCCCCCTCTCCCCCTTGATTCATTTCTTGAAATCCCGATCGACTACCTGTAAATAAGCTTTCAATAACTCTCCATCTTGGGGATTCGTGTTAGGTCCTATCGGCTTTTTTGTTTTCAGATCATAGATGTATGCCCCGTTATTCGTCACCACTGCTGCAGCATTGGAATAAGCATAAAAAGCAAAAGGCACCGCCGTAGGATCAAGCAAATTCTTGCTATAATGGAATGCCGAGGCATCCATTCCCAACTGGGCAAACAATGTTGCCACCATATCGGTCTGAGATCCCAATGTATTGACCACGGAATCCTGCACGTTCATCGCTCCTCCCGTGAAGATCATCGGAATTCGATAAGCCTCCGGCAAATGAGGTTGTAAATTCCCCACGTGACGGGTTCCATGATCGGCTACCAGCACGAATAAGGTATTATCCCAAAGCCCCGATTTCTTACACTTTTCAAAGAATTCTCCCAGACATTGATCCGTGTACGCAATCGCATTCTTCAACTTGGAACCGCTATCGTCTCCCGGAATCTTTGTCTCCATAGGAACGATAAAGGGTTCGTGACTACTCATAGTAAACGCCATATACATGAACGGTACTTGGGCAATTCGCAAATCTTCGTAAAGACGATCAAGCATATACCCGTCATGTACCCCCCATTTGAAACGGTTCTCGATAGCCTCTCCCGAAAAATCATCCTCGGTAACTGTACCCTGAAAACTCATGGTCACGTAAGAACGGAATCCGCCAAAATTGAGATCCCCCGCATAATAAAAACGAGTAGAGTATCCTTCTGCCTCAAAATTCAGAGGGAAACGGGGTTGTTCATAAGTCTTGTTCGGGTATTTCAACATGGATGCATTCGGATAAGCGGGGAAACCACTGATCACCCCCAATATACCCCGGTCTGAACGATTTCCGGTTGCGTATATATTAGAGAAAAATATCCCTTCCTTGGCTATTGCTTGTAAATTCGGCATGGCGTCCCAAGCGTTTAACGTGAATGTTTCCAACAAGAGTACCACCACGTTAGGTTTATCGGTTTTCAATACCCTAGGATAATCTCCCGTTTCCACATACACGCTATCCACCAACTGTTGAGCCTTTTCTTCTGGCATAAAAGCATAATTTCCCTTTACCTTGTCAATATGCATTACCTCGTACAGGAAGTTCCATACCGGATTGACCGCAGCCTGATTCGCATACATATTTTTGTTATTGAAAAACACGAAACTCACGTTCATTGGGGCCACGTTGAAACCGCCTCTCACGGGAATAAACGCAACACCACCTAAAATAAGATATACGACACCATGCCATAATGCCTCTCGTCTGTCCGTACGAAGAGTCTTGGCCACCCAACGGCGGTAAATCGCGTAAAAAACA
Proteins encoded in this region:
- a CDS encoding carbohydrate-binding family 9-like protein — translated: MDTIDIVKFPPYASNETLQVLSYHLDRECNRITLKEVNWPDTYPYRPDIHFRIAYNEQHIFLKFDVHENEFRATEITDCGHVWEDSCVELFIQLEDGDGYYNIEINAIGTILCAYGTGRENRSLMPMQISTTILRDSTIKFNNENQDEAFYQWSLIIRFPHTAFFKHTFIPTSGATIRGNIHKCGNKLPHPHFVTWNPIPTEKPDFHRPEFFGTLIFK
- a CDS encoding metallophosphoesterase is translated as MKTGLFILIAGIFCVLLNDSLLFLQIRRYFKRKICSYLFWLHSLFFVACIVWYHLFIPTLKGPEAYFWVEKCISIILLFYTPKTLYIIVNAFSILLRKAKCIPAARIVNRLALGIALASFIVILNGITWYRYNYKIERETVCIKTLPDAFNDFRIVQLTDLHLGSYGEHYPGITKLVDEVNRLNPDLIVFTGDMVNSFASEMTPWIETLKKLKAKYGKYATTGNHDYGTYVKWPSKTDQENNLKQFFKNMKRADFTMLNNTNVPLVIAKDTLYLAGVENWGLPPFPCFGKLAQALEGTDGYPVILLSHDPSHWRHEVLNYPVDLMLAGHTHAMQLGITIGSFRWSPAVYVYPEYNGLYTANGQQLYVSRGVGYLGFAGRIGQRPEITLIKLTNNCK
- a CDS encoding LTA synthase family protein, with the translated sequence MRDKLLFLLKYYLFWIVFSWVAKVVFLIYQYKETVTLTGHDYMMIFAKGFRMDLSFGGYVILLSCVLMAIGVFLSAKILKRIFSCLTLLLLVVSSLIIVGDLELFKNWGYHMDATPLFYLKTPGEAMASTPTGLILLLLLLYAVMVAVFYAIYRRWVAKTLRTDRREALWHGVVYLILGGVAFIPVRGGFNVAPMNVSFVFFNNKNMYANQAAVNPVWNFLYEVMHIDKVKGNYAFMPEEKAQQLVDSVYVETGDYPRVLKTDKPNVVVLLLETFTLNAWDAMPNLQAIAKEGIFFSNIYATGNRSDRGILGVISGFPAYPNASMLKYPNKTYEQPRFPLNFEAEGYSTRFYYAGDLNFGGFRSYVTMSFQGTVTEDDFSGEAIENRFKWGVHDGYMLDRLYEDLRIAQVPFMYMAFTMSSHEPFIVPMETKIPGDDSGSKLKNAIAYTDQCLGEFFEKCKKSGLWDNTLFVLVADHGTRHVGNLQPHLPEAYRIPMIFTGGAMNVQDSVVNTLGSQTDMVATLFAQLGMDASAFHYSKNLLDPTAVPFAFYAYSNAAAVVTNNGAYIYDLKTKKPIGPNTNPQDGELLKAYLQVVDRDFKK